The nucleotide sequence TTTAAGACATGCCAAGGGCCCTGTAGCTTTCCAGAACCAAATCACTTGTCCTAAAAACCTATACTGCGAGCACAAGGGAGCTCGGTGGTGAGTGGGAAGCACAGAGTCCTCAGTGTCCTGCAGAAGCCATGGCACTGCTCTCCCCGTGGTGCTGGCTTTGGGCTGGACTAGCAATCATTAACCCCTCTGCAGCCTCGACACactctcctgccccttccctctgccctCCCTCAGTACCCACCTGGCTCCCAGGCTCAAAGGTAGGATCAGTTTTCACTGCTGATGCCCCTGCATGCCATTGGTAGCTGAACTGAGTGGTGCCAACACAGAGGGAGCTCTTGATGACTCTGGGAGCCCTGGGACATGAGGGAAATGTTCAGCATCACACCCTCCTTCTGCCTCCTCCTGGGGTAATGCTGGCTCTcctcagcatcagctgcctGGGTCTTCTTGTCAGCTCCTGGGAGGTGTTTGGGTGAGAgcctttcctgcagctcctctctccctcctccaggCAGCCTCGTCCCTCACCACAGTTCTGGAGGACTGTGTGACACCCAAGCAGCTGGATCAGAAAGAGTGCTTCACATGTAGCAAGTAAGATGATTCCACACGACACAAAACCACCAGATCCTGCGTGAGGGGCTGCATGGCACTGAACTCATCTTCTCAAGGAGGTTTAATGCACAATAACAAGActtttttaattaactttttaaATATGCCTCTGAATAACCATAAAATAGCATAAGGATGTGTGAGACAAGGGAAAGGTTGCCTGGCCTCCTTGGGGGAAGATGGGATGCATTTCAGGACTTGGCTGTGTGCTTGGTTTCAAGGTGTAAGAAGAAAGCTGCTGCCTCCAAGAAGGTTACAGTCCATTGTGCACCCCGAGTCCTCACGCTGTGTCTGGAAAGGGCTGACCAGTGGACTGGCACAAAGATCAGCAAGGTGTGCATGCAGGTGGAGGACAACTTTCCGAAGCAGAAGATTCTCCAAAGCTCTGTCACAAGATGCTCACATTGGAATTTTtgtgttccccactggggagagGAGAATTCCCATGAAAAGATGAGGCTGGACTCTGTTCTCAGCCAAAGCATCTCTGTCAGAGCAGTTTCCTGCCACCCAAGCTAAATGCTGAAGGCTATTTACTGTGGTAGCTGAGGATCCTTTCTGAGCCCTCTTGGTCTGTCTGTAGTTCGTGGAGTATCCTGAGTACCTGGATCTTCGGCCATACATGTCAGACACAGCTGGAGAACCCCTCCTCTGCTCCTTGTATGCCATCGTGGTTCACAGTGGGGACACCTGCCTTGAAGGACATTTTTTGTGCTATGCAAAGGTAAAGAGCAACTTCCCTCCTGACAGGGACAAATGTGTGTTGGGAGAGGCAAACTTTCCCAGCAGTGTTACTGGGAACCAAGGTTTTGGGGGAGAAGGTCTCGTCTGAAGCTTGATTTGATTGGGTTTTGTGTGCTTCTGGTTTGGCAGTTTTCTGCCTTTGGTGTTTTGGAGATGTGGATGTGACAGGAgggtcagagagagagagaaagctaAATAAGCTTTCCCACGAGTTGGGCTGGGAGGctttagggagctggagagaaataATGATAATCAAATGATAATCAAATGGAAACAATCCATAGGTGTTGTTTGTAATAAGCTGTTTTCCTCATAaggttgtttaccaaagggtggtttcttaattagccaatggtgacaGTCTTTTGATTAAAGGACCAATCAGGTCCCCCTGTAGCTAACTTGAGTATAAAAAGGAATGGGTTCCTAATAAAATTGTTATTAGCCTGAAAACACATGGAGTATGTCACTTTTATCTGCATGTCCATTTATCCATGTCATTTCTGACTCAGTGCTGACATGGACAAACCCTGCAGATctctccagagctggatgcctttctttgcaggccAGCAATGGGCTGTGGTACAAGATGGACGATGAGTCTGTGGATGACTGTGACATCCACACAGTTCTAGGGCAGCAAGCCTACTTGCTGTTTTATGCCAGGTAAGAACCAGGACCATGTGGTCAGAAAACGTTTCCTTATCCTGAATTAGCTGTTTGTCTTCTCATTGTCCTGAGTGTCTCTGTCCCAGGAGACAATTCCGTCCTGCACCCTTCAATGCTATCATTCTGAACTATCCCACTCCAGTCCTCCTCTTTCCCTGCTGGGATTTAGGGTGCTGTCCTGTGCAACTGCCTCTTGTCTGCTCTCTGAAGATGGCTCCTGTAGAGAAGAGGACTTAAAGGGAGCGCTAGGAAAAGATGGGGAGAGACTCCTTGGCAGGGAGTGTAGTGATGGGGCaaagggaaattattttaaagtgaaAGAGGCAAGATTTAGTTTAGATATTGGgcagaaattcttccctgtgaggctggtgaggtcctggcacaggctgcccagagaagctgtggctgctcctggatccctggaagtgtccaaggccgggTTGgatagggcttggagcaacctgggatagagaaaggtgtccctgcccatggcatggggTTGGAATGAGAGTTCTTCCATCCAAATTCTAGGATTCTGTGAAGTGGAGGCCACTGGGGGTAAAAAGATGAGGACTTGCTCTGACAGTGGCAGACCTGGTGGGAAGACTTTTATTAAACTTCCCACTGGTGACCTTGGTGAAATCTTCTCTCTGTTGCTCCAAAAAATGACAGAATCCCAGAGGAACCTACAAGGAATGCCTGAAGCAGAGATAACTCTTTTTCCTCCAGGTGCTCAGATTTGAAAATGAGAGAAACAACACCTTCCTCACCAGCACTACCAAATGCCCATTCCATGCTTGGTCAGGGAGGGACCGGCCACCAGCAGGGAGGTTCCTCAGCAccacaggctgtgcctggcaggATTAAGGTGATGCACAGTCCGAGGAACCATGCCAGGGAGAGAGCCAGGAGCAGATCCCCACCGTGGGACAATGATCTCTGCAGCTGGATCATGAacagcaccaccacctgtggCAATTTgacaggaaggaggaggaagagaagcagTCCTTTAGGCCTTGACCATGCTCCCAGGAATGCCAcagctccagggccctctgACAGGATCTGCCTGCAGGCGCCTGCACCAAGCCTTGCTTGGGTGCAAACCTTGCCACTAGAGAGAGAGCTGGGCAGTTGCTCATGGCAGGACTACAGTCTCTGGAGCCAGGTGGTGGAGATCACAAACTCTTACCTGTCAGTGTGGAGGTCTGAGCATCCCAGAGATGCATATCAGACCAACACAGCCTGGAtgatgcagcagcacagcatctgaaattaaaacaaaatcccACCTGTTTGGAACCAACAGGCAGAAAAGCCAAAGCCAGAATTAAAACCCCTTGTTGGCCTGTGGGGAACCAAATCTAAGTATGTTTTGCCTCAAATATTCTGATTATTACAATAGGAAAGGTCATTGGAGAAGACTGAGGCaaattcctgctctgctttgcaAATTCCTACTCATGCTCACTTCCCAGAAGAGGGCCAAAAGAGCTGGCTGTGCATGCATGaagaaaacagcacaaaaaattTAGTCTGTGTCAGAGGCAGGCACCAAGTCAACTATAAAAGGAAGCCAATTGGCCCCCCTggctctttttcctctttctggcTTTTTTTGTCTTGCAATCCCTGCTCCAGACCATCCACACTAGAACCAACACGGCATCTATGGACTGGTGACAAGCTTTGTTCTCGCtctcccttttctgtctttattATCTCCTCCCTTGCTTTGTCTGGGCAAAGCATGGCAATGATTCTGCCCCATGCTCCACACTGAAGTTTCTTGTGGGAGCTTGTGGAAGTGTGTTGTGGCTTGTTAGCCAGCACTTCTGAGGAGCTTGTGGTGAGAGCTGGGAAATTATTAAAGTGTACTGTATGAAATTAAGGGCTTGTCAGCTACCACTCCTGGAAGCCTAATGTAAGGGTTTGTTAGCCAACATCTTTTGGGCCTAAATATTTGGCTGGTAGCCGGAGTTATGGCAACAATAAAGCATAAAGAACTCCCTGGCACACCATCCAGTGTCTTTGAGCTGGTGACAATTTCCAGTGAACATCATGCCTCTGACTGGTGGGTTGTGACACTGTATAAATAATTTACAGGGTGTTTCCTTCTTTGTAGATTTTGAAGCAGCTGGTGGAAATACCCCCAGTGTGACATTTGTGTGATGGGATTTTGAGAGCTGTGTGCTTGCATGTGCCCATTTAGCAATCTGCTGCTTTTAAATGTGGTGTTTGAGTCACTGGAAGGGACATGGATGTACCAATAgtggctggacagggctggagggCCAGGCCCTGAGGGATGGAGCCAGGACGGAGCCAGGAACAGCATCTCCCAAGGGCCAGGGGCTGGTCCTGTTTCATGTCTTTCTTAACTGGATGCTGGGGCAGAGAGGATGCTCAGCAAGCCACCAGAGGACACCAGGAGTGGCGCTTGGATGAGGGGACTCATGCCACCACAGCGGTGACAAGGGAAGATTGTCAACCTggaggagggaggagcaggTGATGGGAGTTGTGCAATGCCAGAGACGAAGGAGTGCAGAAGTACCAAAGTGTCCCTCGTAGGGAGCAGCTTGCACAAAGAGCACCAGAGAGACACTGCAGAcacctgcacagctctgccagctcctcacTCGTGCACAATGAGGCTTGGACACGAAGAACAGCAGCTTCTTGAGAAGTTCCCTGCTCATCCAGGCCTGTTGTCATCCCCAGCAGCTCATCTTCCAGCTGAgaagggacaggcacagggacagggacagggacagcctgctgctgtgccctcaggATTGCTTTCTTGAAGAACATCCATCCTTCCTGGACCCCTTTGTTTTAAAGAGCTTCTTCCCAAGGAACTTTCCAAATCAGCTTCTTGAAAAGGTCAAAATCTGCCCTCCAGAAGCCCAGTGTGGAAGTTTTGTTGGTGTTCCTCCTGGTTTCACTAATTAGTGAGAATTCTGTTATTTCATGGTCATCAGCCTGGAGGTTATGATTCAAACAGTAAACTTGCCTTCAGGACCAAACCCTGTCTGAGGTGGCACTTTAATTTCTGTAGAGTGTGACCAAGCAAGAAAGAACAGGGGTttggttgttgggtttttttttttttgtttggttgtttattttttttaactgggaAAAGAGCCAAATTGCCTGAAAAGAAGGCTTTGGAGAGGAAAAACCCTGCTTGGGACTCACAAAAAGAGAAGTTGTGAGCTGAAACATTCTTTGGACACTAAAAATGAGACTTTGTAGACTAAAAGGAGCCTGATTAGGAAGCCAGAACTAAGATCTTCAGAAGGAAACATGGGGCTTAGGACCATCCCAATG is from Passer domesticus isolate bPasDom1 chromosome 20, bPasDom1.hap1, whole genome shotgun sequence and encodes:
- the LOC135284251 gene encoding ubiquitin carboxyl-terminal hydrolase 42-like isoform X1 codes for the protein MSARWNSSCESCKYKIPKGKEGGLRPRNQNIAEGMALPQRIFPPEKISMDWQQRQRPGAGLFNLGNTCYINVILQCLTYTPPLANYLLSHQHSQSCQQQGFCMMCTMEAHVRKVLRSSASAILPGAVLRDLKFIGEEFEYGRQENAYEFLRCTLDAMHRACLSCDLDDSSEETTIVYQIFGGFMKSRVTCLSCQGVVDSFKAFLDVSLDIRAASSLTTVLEDCVTPKQLDQKECFTCSKCKKKAAASKKVTVHCAPRVLTLCLERADQWTGTKISKFVEYPEYLDLRPYMSDTAGEPLLCSLYAIVVHSGDTCLEGHFLCYAKASNGLWYKMDDESVDDCDIHTVLGQQAYLLFYARCSDLKMRETTPSSPALPNAHSMLGQGGTGHQQGGSSAPQAVPGRIKVMHSPRNHARERARSRSPPWDNDLCSWIMNSTTTCGNLTGRRRKRSSPLGLDHAPRNATAPGPSDRICLQAPAPSLAWVQTLPLERELGSCSWQDYSLWSQVVEITNSYLSVWRSEHPRDAYQTNTAWMMQQHSI
- the LOC135284251 gene encoding ubiquitin carboxyl-terminal hydrolase 42-like isoform X4, which encodes MDWQQRQRPGAGLFNLGNTCYINVILQCLTYTPPLANYLLSHQHSQSCQQQGFCMMCTMEAHVRKVLRSSASAILPGAVLRDLKFIGEEFEYGRQENAYEFLRCTLDAMHRACLSCDLDDSSEETTIVYQIFGGFMKSRVTCLSCQGVVDSFKAFLDVSLDIRAASSLTTVLEDCVTPKQLDQKECFTCSKCKKKAAASKKVTVHCAPRVLTLCLERADQWTGTKISKFVEYPEYLDLRPYMSDTAGEPLLCSLYAIVVHSGDTCLEGHFLCYAKASNGLWYKMDDESVDDCDIHTVLGQQAYLLFYARCSDLKMRETTPSSPALPNAHSMLGQGGTGHQQGGSSAPQAVPGRIKVMHSPRNHARERARSRSPPWDNDLCSWIMNSTTTCGNLTGRRRKRSSPLGLDHAPRNATAPGPSDRICLQAPAPSLAWVQTLPLERELGSCSWQDYSLWSQVVEITNSYLSVWRSEHPRDAYQTNTAWMMQQHSI
- the LOC135284251 gene encoding ubiquitin carboxyl-terminal hydrolase 42-like isoform X3 produces the protein MSARWNSSYIAEGMALPQRIFPPEKISMDWQQRQRPGAGLFNLGNTCYINVILQCLTYTPPLANYLLSHQHSQSCQQQGFCMMCTMEAHVRKVLRSSASAILPGAVLRDLKFIGEEFEYGRQENAYEFLRCTLDAMHRACLSCDLDDSSEETTIVYQIFGGFMKSRVTCLSCQGVVDSFKAFLDVSLDIRAASSLTTVLEDCVTPKQLDQKECFTCSKCKKKAAASKKVTVHCAPRVLTLCLERADQWTGTKISKFVEYPEYLDLRPYMSDTAGEPLLCSLYAIVVHSGDTCLEGHFLCYAKASNGLWYKMDDESVDDCDIHTVLGQQAYLLFYARCSDLKMRETTPSSPALPNAHSMLGQGGTGHQQGGSSAPQAVPGRIKVMHSPRNHARERARSRSPPWDNDLCSWIMNSTTTCGNLTGRRRKRSSPLGLDHAPRNATAPGPSDRICLQAPAPSLAWVQTLPLERELGSCSWQDYSLWSQVVEITNSYLSVWRSEHPRDAYQTNTAWMMQQHSI
- the LOC135284251 gene encoding ubiquitin carboxyl-terminal hydrolase 42-like isoform X2, giving the protein MSARWNSSCESCKYKIPKGKEGGLRPRNQNIAEGMALPQRIFPPEKISMDWQQRQRPGAGLFNLGNTCYINVILQCLTYTPPLANYLLSHQHSQSCQQQGFCMMCTMEAHVRKVLRSSASAILPGAVLRDLKWEEFEYGRQENAYEFLRCTLDAMHRACLSCDLDDSSEETTIVYQIFGGFMKSRVTCLSCQGVVDSFKAFLDVSLDIRAASSLTTVLEDCVTPKQLDQKECFTCSKCKKKAAASKKVTVHCAPRVLTLCLERADQWTGTKISKFVEYPEYLDLRPYMSDTAGEPLLCSLYAIVVHSGDTCLEGHFLCYAKASNGLWYKMDDESVDDCDIHTVLGQQAYLLFYARCSDLKMRETTPSSPALPNAHSMLGQGGTGHQQGGSSAPQAVPGRIKVMHSPRNHARERARSRSPPWDNDLCSWIMNSTTTCGNLTGRRRKRSSPLGLDHAPRNATAPGPSDRICLQAPAPSLAWVQTLPLERELGSCSWQDYSLWSQVVEITNSYLSVWRSEHPRDAYQTNTAWMMQQHSI